A single Maniola hyperantus chromosome 11, iAphHyp1.2, whole genome shotgun sequence DNA region contains:
- the LOC117986625 gene encoding organic cation transporter protein isoform X3 yields MVLTAKEKCAIEGVDSHNHTELWISESVTKAIPIDMHGKLDRCKMYGENNTLVDCESWVYNNNYFTSSRGIEWDFVCSRRWMGAAAQTAYMFGVIVGSIVLGRLCDKLGRKPVFVWSAILQLIFGASVAFANDYYTFVVVRFLYGIFGSGSYMAGFVLTMELVGPRRRTLCGVTFQIMFALGIMTLAAWGYFIDNRFYLQIIYAAHAAILLPHWFLMDESPRWLWSQGRARESVAIIEKALKMNRSTETVETSVLVSQCKVTCAKYSDDRAGTCDLFKTPNMLKKTLIICGCWFANSVVYYGLSLNTGKLNGNPYFLTFLMGVVEMPSYVIIMYFLDRVGHRALISVMMLLGGVSCLVVVALPHGSHSATGVVLVGKLFISGSYSIIYKYSAELYPTVVRSSGVGLGSMSASVSGALTPLISLLDSLNPKIPTIIFGFLALLSGFSTFFLPETIGRSLPQSIEDGEKFGVGDTCFNNCSGRRMSNTSVDLPETMIPLDITFKKT; encoded by the exons ATGGTGCTGACTGCTAAGGAAAA GTGCGCAATAGAAGGAGTAGATAGTCACAATCACACGGAGCTTTGGATTTCTGAATCAGTAACTAAAGCGATTCCGATAGACATGCATGGAAAGTTAGACCGTTGTAAGATGTATGGAGAAAATAATACTTTAGTAGATTGTGAATCCTGGgtctataacaataattatttcacaTCATCAAGAGGAATCGAATGGGATTTTGTATGCAGTCGACGATGGATGGGTGCCGCTGCACAGACAGCATACATGTTTGGCGTTATTGTAGGTTCTATCGTGCTTGGTCGGCTATGTGACAAACTTGGAAGAAAACCCGTGTTTGTTTGGTCTGCCATCTTACAGCTTATTTTCGGAGCGTCCGTCGCCTTTGCTAATGATTACTATACATTTGTTGTAGTAAGATTCCTTTACGGTATTTTTGGATCCGGGTCATATATGGCTGGATTTGTGCTTACTATGGAACTGGTAGGGCCGAGACGACGCACGTTATGCGGAGTAACTTTCCAAATTATGTTCGCACTCGGAATTATGACTTTGGCTGCGTGGGGATATTTCATAGACAACAGATTTTATTTGCAAATAATTTATGCTGCGCATGCTGCCATACTATTACCGCATTGGTTTTTAATGGATGAATCACCAAGATGGCTTTGGTCTCAAGGTCGAGCTCGTGAATCAGTGGCTATTATAGAAAAAGCTTTAAAGATGAATAGATCCACGGAAACTGTAGAAACATCAGTATTGGTCTCCCAGTGCAAGGTTACGTGTGCCAAATATTCAGATGATCGAGCTGGAACATGTGATCTTTTTAAAACGCCGAACATGTTAAAGAAAACATTAATTATATGTGGTTGCTGGTTTGCTAATTCTGTAGTATATTACGGACTGTCATTAAATACTGGAAAACTAAACGGAAATCCTTATTTCTTAACATTCCTAATGGGCGTAGTTGAAATGCCAAGCTAtgttattataatgtattttttagatCGAGTTGGACATCGAGCTTTAATCAGCGTAATGATGTTATTGGGAGGAGTCTCATGCTTGGTGGTAGTTGCTCTACCACACGGATCTCACTCCGCCACAGGCGTGGTGCTGGTTGGCAAGCTTTTCATATCGGGCTCATATTCTATTATTTACAAGTACTCAGCTGAATTATATCCTACCGTGGTACGAAGTTCAGGGGTTGGATTGGGTAGTATGAGCGCAAGTGTATCAGGTGCTTTGACACCTCTTATTAGTTTACTCGATTCACTGAACCCGAAAATTCCTACCATAATTTTTGGATTTTTGGCTTTATTGTCTGGATTTTCTACTTTCTTTTTACCCGAGACCATCGGTCGTAGTTTGCCACAATCTATTGAAGATGGAGAAAAATTTGGTGTAGGTGACACGTGTTTCAATAACTGCAGCGGTAGGCGAATGAGCAACACTTCTGTAGATTTACCTGAAACTATGATACCTCTAGATATCACCTTCAAGAAAACTTAA
- the LOC117986625 gene encoding organic cation transporter protein isoform X2, with amino-acid sequence MDKEHALEEMMGKLGDFGRYQGFQFFLHILAALTAGLHMLSLVTVAAVPEHRCAIEGVDSHNHTELWISESVTKAIPIDMHGKLDRCKMYGENNTLVDCESWVYNNNYFTSSRGIEWDFVCSRRWMGAAAQTAYMFGVIVGSIVLGRLCDKLGRKPVFVWSAILQLIFGASVAFANDYYTFVVVRFLYGIFGSGSYMAGFVLTMELVGPRRRTLCGVTFQIMFALGIMTLAAWGYFIDNRFYLQIIYAAHAAILLPHWFLMDESPRWLWSQGRARESVAIIEKALKMNRSTETVETSVLVSQCKVTCAKYSDDRAGTCDLFKTPNMLKKTLIICGCWFANSVVYYGLSLNTGKLNGNPYFLTFLMGVVEMPSYVIIMYFLDRVGHRALISVMMLLGGVSCLVVVALPHGSHSATGVVLVGKLFISGSYSIIYKYSAELYPTVVRSSGVGLGSMSASVSGALTPLISLLDSLNPKIPTIIFGFLALLSGFSTFFLPETIGRSLPQSIEDGEKFGVGDTCFNNCSGRRMSNTSVDLPETMIPLDITFKKT; translated from the exons GAGATTTCGGGCGGTATCAAGGTTTCCAGTTCTTCCTTCATATCCTGGCTGCACTGACGGCTGGTCTGCACATGCTTTCCCTGGTGACGGTGGCTGCGGTTCCagaacatag GTGCGCAATAGAAGGAGTAGATAGTCACAATCACACGGAGCTTTGGATTTCTGAATCAGTAACTAAAGCGATTCCGATAGACATGCATGGAAAGTTAGACCGTTGTAAGATGTATGGAGAAAATAATACTTTAGTAGATTGTGAATCCTGGgtctataacaataattatttcacaTCATCAAGAGGAATCGAATGGGATTTTGTATGCAGTCGACGATGGATGGGTGCCGCTGCACAGACAGCATACATGTTTGGCGTTATTGTAGGTTCTATCGTGCTTGGTCGGCTATGTGACAAACTTGGAAGAAAACCCGTGTTTGTTTGGTCTGCCATCTTACAGCTTATTTTCGGAGCGTCCGTCGCCTTTGCTAATGATTACTATACATTTGTTGTAGTAAGATTCCTTTACGGTATTTTTGGATCCGGGTCATATATGGCTGGATTTGTGCTTACTATGGAACTGGTAGGGCCGAGACGACGCACGTTATGCGGAGTAACTTTCCAAATTATGTTCGCACTCGGAATTATGACTTTGGCTGCGTGGGGATATTTCATAGACAACAGATTTTATTTGCAAATAATTTATGCTGCGCATGCTGCCATACTATTACCGCATTGGTTTTTAATGGATGAATCACCAAGATGGCTTTGGTCTCAAGGTCGAGCTCGTGAATCAGTGGCTATTATAGAAAAAGCTTTAAAGATGAATAGATCCACGGAAACTGTAGAAACATCAGTATTGGTCTCCCAGTGCAAGGTTACGTGTGCCAAATATTCAGATGATCGAGCTGGAACATGTGATCTTTTTAAAACGCCGAACATGTTAAAGAAAACATTAATTATATGTGGTTGCTGGTTTGCTAATTCTGTAGTATATTACGGACTGTCATTAAATACTGGAAAACTAAACGGAAATCCTTATTTCTTAACATTCCTAATGGGCGTAGTTGAAATGCCAAGCTAtgttattataatgtattttttagatCGAGTTGGACATCGAGCTTTAATCAGCGTAATGATGTTATTGGGAGGAGTCTCATGCTTGGTGGTAGTTGCTCTACCACACGGATCTCACTCCGCCACAGGCGTGGTGCTGGTTGGCAAGCTTTTCATATCGGGCTCATATTCTATTATTTACAAGTACTCAGCTGAATTATATCCTACCGTGGTACGAAGTTCAGGGGTTGGATTGGGTAGTATGAGCGCAAGTGTATCAGGTGCTTTGACACCTCTTATTAGTTTACTCGATTCACTGAACCCGAAAATTCCTACCATAATTTTTGGATTTTTGGCTTTATTGTCTGGATTTTCTACTTTCTTTTTACCCGAGACCATCGGTCGTAGTTTGCCACAATCTATTGAAGATGGAGAAAAATTTGGTGTAGGTGACACGTGTTTCAATAACTGCAGCGGTAGGCGAATGAGCAACACTTCTGTAGATTTACCTGAAACTATGATACCTCTAGATATCACCTTCAAGAAAACTTAA